ACCGGGATCCCTACTTCCACCTTATCAGTATCTCCTCCCGGCGGAAGACCCGCAGGGCCAGAAGAAGGATCGCCGCGTCCACCACCACCATCGCGACCGAGAACAGGCCCATTAGGGTGGCGCTCGTGGCCGAGGATTGGGTAAGGATCAAGACGAAGAAGAGTATGACCGGAAGAACGACCAGCGAGCCCAACTGTTGTGCGCTCCGGACATCCGATACCCTGGAGGAGACTATCACGTTGGCAAGGATGCTCAGCATCGCTATCAGTGGGGACATGATGAAGATGGCTATGATCCACATCGTGTTGGGCAGGATGAAATAACCGAATGCCGGCTTGGTTATCAGGTCCACCAGGACCACGAACGGGATGAATGACAGCCAGGCTGCCATCATCGTGGGGAGGAAGATGCTGAGCGATTTGCCTCCGAGCAGTTCAAAGTCGGTGGTCGGAGTGGCCAGGAGCGGTTCCAGGCTCTTGTTGACCTTCTCCCCGACCAGGGTGTAGGAGGCGATGATGGTCGGCAGCACGGCCGGCAGGACCATGAACATGAGCATCAGAAGATTGATCAGTAGCAGCAGTGTCCCCACCAGATCAGATTGGCCGCCGATGATCA
This genomic stretch from Methanomassiliicoccales archaeon harbors:
- a CDS encoding ABC transporter permease subunit, which codes for MIRFEKMWAIARKEFSEFRRNRYVLMSLVIMPMVMTIILPIVYLVPVTALSTENTRPVQLTFNIQNAYDGMSFSNGYFSNASFTNCELSNVILDNCQVRGGYANFSLIRSSEVNDSWMQSSTLYFSNLNNDTRIDVVLVSSVIIGGQSDLVGTLLLLINLLMLMFMVLPAVLPTIIASYTLVGEKVNKSLEPLLATPTTDFELLGGKSLSIFLPTMMAAWLSFIPFVVLVDLITKPAFGYFILPNTMWIIAIFIMSPLIAMLSILANVIVSSRVSDVRSAQQLGSLVVLPVILFFVLILTQSSATSATLMGLFSVAMVVVDAAILLLALRVFRREEILIRWK